The nucleotide window GTATGATCTTCACTGAGAATGGGAAGTACATTCTCTCATCTGCAGTTGGTGAAAGGTATATTGCAGTATGGAATATAGATGGTGGGAAAAAGCAGTCAGCAAGTGCTGTTCTCGCAATGGAGCACCCTGCTGTGTTCCTTGATAGCAGGTGCATAGACAGTGGGGAAGTTGGTGATGCAGGTCTATATGTCTTAGCAATCTCAGAAGTTGGCGTTTGTTATTTTTGGTTTGGAAAGAATGCTGAAGAATTACGGAATGCCAAGCCTACAAAAATTTCAGTATCTTCTGAAGACAGTTTGTCTGAAACTCATAGGGGTTCACCTGCAATATTTGCTGCAATTTTACAAGGAATTGCCAAATCAGCTTCTGGGCAGATATTTGTTGCTACTGGATTACCAGTgaagccatcatttcaaaaactTTTGGTGCATTCTGGTACTGACATAAAGTTGAGTAGCTCCCGTGATGGGGTTCTTCTACCAATTAGTCAGTCTCTTGTCAAATCCAAGAGAGGCCAAGATGTACAAAATAGAGGTAAAACTTGATCATAACTAGTTTCCCCAATACCCAGAGTTTATGGAGATTCCTTGTTGATTTCATTGAACTTAATAACTAGATACTACTGCATTAGGGGGAAGATAACGAGTCATAACTTCTTGGTTTAGATGTCATACACCTCATAACTCTTTTATGTATATCCACttatttattttacatttaaatCGGGTTTCTGATAAGATTTGGTGCTTTAAAATTCCCTTGCCTGAAAAGCAGTTAAATGTTTCAAAGTCCAAGTTAACGGCACTTTTTTATTCTGATTCTTGATTTTAATTGGATAGCTGATTAGTTGTGTTTATGGTTCATCAGTTGTTGCATTAGATCGTGCAAATGCAGAAGATGCCCTACTTCCGATTCCAAAGATCTTTGATTCgcatgaaaaaaagaaaaagcatgaAAAATTGCGCTTTGACAAAGACGAAGTAATGGCCGATTTGGAGGACAGCAGGAGTCTCTCTGGCCCTGTGAAGACCAAAGGTAGGCTCTATGTTCTCCCAGGAATGCCACTGAAACTTTCATTTATGCCATATAAGTAATCCTATAACTAGTAACGATTTTGGTGTAATGGCAGAAATATTAGTTTTCACCCATAATACTTTTAGGCCAATCAACATGTGTAGTAGTTATATGTTATTTGACCTCTGGTCATTATGTGTTTATTTACTATCCTGTTGAAAAGTAGTGGCACAGAAGATATCTGATGATGGGCTTGATATTTTTGCTATGCTGGTATGTGCAGATGGCACGGTAGAATTTGAACTTGACACTGGAGCAATTTGCATGGAGGACCGGTTGAGATCATTAGGAATACTCAGTAAACTAGATGACCAAACAATCAAATCCACACTAAATTCTGCAGCATTCAAGAGTATTGACATTCAGACAAATATGCCACAAAAGAAGGTTTGCTTGACATATTTATTTGTGCATTTCAAGTTCAGTGCTTTGATGTCatacattttatattttttcctGTACTTTGAGTTTTGTTCTCATCTAAATACTAATCATCTACCAGATGAGGGCAGCTGTACTGTCAATGGTACCTAGTGACACATACAAGTTATTGGGAGTTTTGGTGGCCATTTGGCAAACAAGGTTTGTTCTTGCTGTCATGATCTTGCTTAGGTTTTACATcatatgcatgcatgcatgcttgtggatatgtgtatatgtatatacatatatatatatatatatatttttcctattttttttttacttttgagGATGTGGCTATGTGTGCATCTGTGTGCGTGTTTTATAGATAAGTTCATTTAGTTATGTTTTATAACCAGGTGTTAATTTGCCTTGTTGTTAGTATTAATAACTTTTTTATTCAATGTATTATGGTGAAAATTGACTAACTATGACTTGAGGTTTAATATTTCGTTTAAAGGTCTAGCAGTGGAAATTATGTACTTCCATGGATATACAGCATATTGGTAAATCACAGTCATTATGTCATGTCAGAAGAACCTGAGACCCAGGTGCTTAGTTCCTTGTTCAAGGTAAATACTATATTCCTATTTTCTATATGCTCCCTTATTTCATATCCTAAATGACATGTAACCTATagagtttcttttctttctcttcataCATGTAGTAGTTCAGTAGTATTGAAAAATGATTTGAATTTCTGGATAAATCTTTACCACAGCGCTGCTAGATGCCTGGTTTAGTAGCCTATGCATATGATGATACCATGACAAACTAACCTTTGACAGGACAAGCCAAAGCCTAGATGACTTCGTTGGTTACATTACCTGCGATGTCTTAAACTTCTGACATTTACACCTAAATAAAATGACTTTCCACATAAATGCCCCTAGGTGGTTATGGTCTTTGGAATTGTTATTTGTCCTGAATCCAGAACTCTCAATTCCTCTTTAAAACCCCAACTCCATTTTATACTCGTGGTATAATATATTGGATGCAGTTCGTAATTGTTGTCCTCTTTGCAGGTCACCAAATCTAGAAAGGCAGCTATTCAGCCTTTATTACAATTATCCGGTCGTTTGCAGCTTGTAGTGGCACAGGTTGAGTGTCTCACATGCTCACATTAATTCAGTACTTTCGTCCAACTTTGTTGGTCTTTGATTGGAATGTTTGTATGCTTCTTACTAGATTGACAAGGCAACAAACACCGGAAATCAAATTTTATTGCATGAGGAccagaaggatgaaagtgaagatgaggatgaagatgTAAATGAAATTCACTTCagggaagaagatgatgactCTGAAATAAGCAGTGACGATGAGCAGTAGTTGAATTTTGTGATAGGAGGTCAGCAAACTTTTTGTCATGATAATTTCCCTTTGTGTTACATGTTATTATTATGATTCTTTCATTCTTAGTAATTTAGTAACTGTTTCTTTGGAGACGACTTGGTGGACCTACAGTTTTATTCTATAGTTTGATTGACTTTAGAGTACAATGGATTGATTTTACTAGGTTATTAGGTGTATGAAGATTCTGTTTCATTGTGGAGTAGATGTGTGTTCTTTCTAATGTTGGAGGAATGACCCCACTCTAATCCATTCCTTATTAGTTTCAAGTATTTGAATAGGGTACTTAATAACATGGAATACCACTTATTGGTTGGAGTTGGATATCATGGCTTTTGcttattttccatttttggttGATAAGTTGCAATTTTTTGTTGTACAAGGATTTAGGATAAAGAGGCTAGAAGTGGTGCAGCATTTTCAACATCTTCTTCAGCCGATCAACTGGTCTCTTGATGCCGCGAAGCTGGAAAATTTTAGTGCTCAAGGTCACAACCTGGGCTCCTGGCCGTGCTTAACACCCgcaattttgttttgctccatTCCACCCCTCTTATCCTGGTGAAGAAGTTGATTTGCCCCAAGATATCAATTATAGTACTCTCTTTGTAATTTATTGCATAACATAGGTTTATCAGTGTATATCTTTGTGCCTTGCGAAAAGCAATCAATTTTGTACAATGAACACTCACTTTTGCTGCCAATAGATTAGCGGCTATAGCCGCTGCTTGACACTTGTTAGAGCCCAAATATCACTACTTATGAAGAGTAATTggcagagtttttttttttttttgggacaaatTGTGGCAGAGTTGTTGATCATATATAgagagatgagttacaagaaaTGAGTATTGGAGgtgtttgaattttgttttagTATTTCTATACCTTACAAATCTCAAGCAAGTTATGCTTCCATGTTtggtatggtatatagaccTGCGCGGCTGCGCCTGCATCGTGCTGATTTtaccaatgttttaaaaagtTGCAAGCTGGTTGGGCGATGACAAGTGCCTATGtgggttttatttgttttaatttttataatacATAATTATATTACTaagaaaataatcaaaatataaagTAAAAATTGGTTGAAAGTActcaaaatagagaaaaaatgttAAGCATACAATGAAACCATTAGTACTTAGaaattagggaaaaaaaaaaaatgcaagtcTAAGTCTCTAACTCTTCTTCTCTATATCCTTCCAAGACTCACTCCATATCGGACTCAAACTTATAAGCCTCCTCATCTCCCTCCTCTTCCGTGTTCTCATCCGATACAAAATTTTCTTCATAAAGTTCTCTTACTTCCACATTTCTAGAACCTCTCCTAAGCTCTAAGACATTATCCACTCCTGATGCCTCTCTAACCATTTCACCCAACTCAACTTTTTCATCACCACCATCAACAATCCATCCTTGAGCCATACTAGCTTCATTAGCAAGTAGTACATCAACTCTCCTCTCTTTCTCCCTTCTCTTTTTGTTGATGATCTTGGCATTGAATTGAACATAGATTAAATTGCTCAACCTTGTTGTATCTAGTCTATTCATTTTCTTTGTATGGATCtacattaaagaaaaaaataaagaaatattagtatattttgagttttaatGCTAAGTTACTTATTATGtatttaattaataaactacttACCCCCTCAAAAGTgctccaatttctctcacacCCAGATGAACTTGTAGTCAATGAGAGTATCTTTATAGCCATTCTTTGTAATTTGGGTACATCATTTCCATAATTGGACCACCATCCAActagagaagcacaaaaaaataaacacaatttaaaacaaatataatAACAACTagtaataaacaaaaaaaataatgaattgTAATTTTCACAAAATAATCTTACCCGGATCATAATTGTCATCATTGTTAGCACATCCCACCTTAGCCAAAACTCTTCCAAATCCACCATTTTTGTTCATATACTTCCCCAACTCTATATTTGTCACAACACTTTGGGTCTCAATGTTATCGGGAAAGAACTTCTCAACACAAGTAAAGAATGCATCCATGACAACTTCATTATTTTGTATGCTTTGATCTTTGTAGGTGTAATAAGGGTTCAAGAGGTAAGCCACCAAATGTAATGGACTATCAAGTCGATCACGTGCTTTATCATCAATAATTTCAAGGATTGGACGATAGTTGACCTCTTGATTTTTGAATGCCTCTTTAATCTCTTCCTTTGCTTTAAGTAGCTCTCCATATACAAAGCCCATTGATGGCTTTTTATCCCCATAAACAAGCCGAAACACCTTAACTAAAGGAGCAACTACTTTCAAGTAAAGTGTTACCCCATTCCAAAAAGAGGCACTCAATATAGTGGCATATGCTGTTTTCCCCTTCATACTCATGGAATGTTTACAATCATCCCATTCATCACTAACAACCATAGCCCTTAACTCCCATTTTTTCTCCACCAAGCTTTGCAAACTTAGGAAAGAAGTTGCAAATCTAGTGACTCCCGGTCTCACTATGTCTCTTTTCTTTGTGAACTTCCTCATCAACGCCAATGTCTTGTGATGTGCATAAATGAAGATAGTGAAGGCCTTTGCCTTCTCAATCACTCTCTTGAATCTAGGTTGGTTACCaattccttgaaacattaggttCAATGTGTGAGTGGCACATGAAGTCCAAAATATGTTTGGTCTCTTCAACTTCAACAAATCCCCCGCCATATTGTTAGAAGCATTGTCCGTCACTACTTGAACTACATTTTGTGGCCCAACTTTTTTAATGTACTTGTCAACATATTCATAGATATACAACCCGGTGTGTGCTTCCGCCGAGTCTTccttagaagaaagaaaagttgtGCCTTTCTtgcaattgacacataaattCATTATACTTCTCTTTCGGTCGGTCCAAACATCGATCATAATTGAGCAACCATTCAAAGCCcactcttcttcttgcttcttgaGTGATTGTCTAGTCCTCTCAATCTCTTCCTTCAACAATGGCTCCCTTAATTGGTATTGGCTTGGAGGTCGGTAACCTGGTCCAAATTGACCAACCGCTTCTACAAATTTTTTGAAGCAATCATTGTCGATGGTATGAAAAGGAATGCCGGTTTCATACACCCACCGAGCCAAATTTTGATGCACACCATGTGTTCTTTCCTTCCAAATGCCATCATTGATGTTTTGTTGTCTCATCTTCTTGCTTCCATCTATCGAAGAATCGGGAGTGATTGTAGAAGCAAACTTATCCATAGGCCTAAGAAAGTGCGTCCTTTTTCTTGGTCCTTcaacatcttcatcttcttcaacaTTATGTGGAACATCATTTGAAAAACGCTTCAATGATTTCTCCATTTCAGACATTGGATTAGATGCTTCGGAAGATGCGGTCATTTCCCCTAGTAATATAACATAATGACAATTGATTTTACAATAATCAAACATTCAGATATAATGTGTCATTCAAACAAATTCAGATTACAGAAAACATGTATGAAATTCGAgagataaaaaaactaaaaactaaaaaataataataataaaactggAAAACTATGAACAATTGCATTAGTGCATTACTGCATAGGCTTAATTAAGAAAGCTAggaaaaaaattgaatgaagGAACTGAATGAATTAGCTGCCCAAGTGCCCATTATTGAATAAATTTTAAACAATCGTCAATTCAGACTATTCAGCAATTCATCAACCCATTAATCCAACCACTGTTCTAAAATCAAACCACTGAAACCAGCGATTTTTTTAGTAAATCATTATCCAACAATCGCCAATTCATTAATCCAGGAATATCAAATTAATTCATCATAACTTCAATTCATAAGGCAGTAGATAAAAGatcgagagagaaggagaaggactTACGGGTTACGATGAGAGAGAGGGTGCAGATTGGAGcagtggagagagaaagagaaatagcGACCGTCGATCGTCGAGGAGAGACTGAGCCAGCGATGTGCTTCGGAGAGACGGCGATGTGCTTTGGAGTTCTAGGTTTTGAGAGGAAGTGAGGAAGACGGTCGAGATATGAATTCCAGATTTCGAGATATGGGTTTTCAATatttgatgaggaaaaaaaaataataataataagcgcCCAGAccgcccaggccgcctaggcggccgcctttTAGAACATCCTACTGATCATTGTCAGTTTAGTTCTTGGACGGTTGGATTTAGTAGTTGCTAAATATTTTCGTTCTACATGACACCGCTATTACTTTGTCCATCTTGAAGCACAAATACCTTTATGCATGCTGCATGGTATCAGAATTTGCTATATGTGCTGTTTCAATCAtggtatataactatatatccATCGTTAATGTATGGGACCTTCGTCATTCTTTCTCTGGATACTTAGGAACGAGTCATGACAGTTTGCAGTGTCTTTTTCAGTGTCCTTGAGAATCCGACTGTAGTCAACTCTCCTACAAGGGTTTTGGATGAGTCGAGGAATTAGAGTGATTGACTATAAAATCCACTTAGTCTTCTTTTGATTCTAGTTATTCCATTGCAAGCTTTGGTGCGTTTTGATGCAACTAAGAGCTGTATGCATAAAAATTTTCTTGATTCTACATTTCGGCTTTTTGCAGAGTAGAGGAAGATTGTAGGTTTTATTTTAAAATGTTGTAGGTTTAGTTCTGCGTTGGAGAACCtactaaaatggtcatttgtaTGGCTTCTGATTAACAGTTGGTTATATGGGTCATCGTCCCATGGATttggtgtgtatatatatggagcattggtgtgtgtgtgtgtgtgtgtgtggagcaCTAGTTAATTAAAGAGTCATCGTTTGAACCTTTTCCTTTCTTGAATCAGTAGCAACATTTGGCCTGGGAATGGAGTATTTCGGTTTAGGACCCTCTTTAGTAGGGAGAAGTTTGA belongs to Rosa chinensis cultivar Old Blush chromosome 4, RchiOBHm-V2, whole genome shotgun sequence and includes:
- the LOC112195795 gene encoding WD repeat-containing protein 43, translating into MAPSNIRDLLTAFNPSLDLFAITSGDGRIKIWDTVKGQVQTEFTDIVSEEDTSIFAKRERGHLSVDYTCMKWFTSERKKKRKLGCSLLVLGTGGGDVLALDVAAGQSKWRVTDCHAGRVSAISFARSGSSIYTAGADGMICEIDSLTGNLLGKFKASTKAISSMSVSADGKIIATAAAQMKILNLSDHKKIQKFSGHPGAVRCMIFTENGKYILSSAVGERYIAVWNIDGGKKQSASAVLAMEHPAVFLDSRCIDSGEVGDAGLYVLAISEVGVCYFWFGKNAEELRNAKPTKISVSSEDSLSETHRGSPAIFAAILQGIAKSASGQIFVATGLPVKPSFQKLLVHSGTDIKLSSSRDGVLLPISQSLVKSKRGQDVQNRVVALDRANAEDALLPIPKIFDSHEKKKKHEKLRFDKDEVMADLEDSRSLSGPVKTKDGTVEFELDTGAICMEDRLRSLGILSKLDDQTIKSTLNSAAFKSIDIQTNMPQKKMRAAVLSMVPSDTYKLLGVLVAIWQTRSSSGNYVLPWIYSILVNHSHYVMSEEPETQVLSSLFKVTKSRKAAIQPLLQLSGRLQLVVAQIDKATNTGNQILLHEDQKDESEDEDEDVNEIHFREEDDDSEISSDDEQ
- the LOC112199472 gene encoding uncharacterized protein LOC112199472 — protein: MTASSEASNPMSEMEKSLKRFSNDVPHNVEEDEDVEGPRKRTHFLRPMDKFASTITPDSSIDGSKKMRQQNINDGIWKERTHGVHQNLARWVYETGIPFHTIDNDCFKKFVEAVGQFGPGYRPPSQYQLREPLLKEEIERTRQSLKKQEEEWALNGCSIMIDVWTDRKRSIMNLCVNCKKGTTFLSSKEDSAEAHTGLYIYEYVDKYIKKVGPQNVVQVVTDNASNNMAGDLLKLKRPNIFWTSCATHTLNLMFQGIGNQPRFKRVIEKAKAFTIFIYAHHKTLALMRKFTKKRDIVRPGVTRFATSFLSLQSLVEKKWELRAMVVSDEWDDCKHSMSMKGKTAYATILSASFWNGVTLYLKVVAPLVKVFRLVYGDKKPSMGFVYGELLKAKEEIKEAFKNQEVNYRPILEIIDDKARDRLDSPLHLVAYLLNPYYTYKDQSIQNNEVVMDAFFTCVEKFFPDNIETQSVVTNIELGKYMNKNGGFGRVLAKVGCANNDDNYDPVGWWSNYGNDVPKLQRMAIKILSLTTSSSGCERNWSTFEGIHTKKMNRLDTTRLSNLIYVQFNAKIINKKRREKERRVDVLLANEASMAQGWIVDGGDEKVELGEMVREASGVDNVLELRRGSRNVEVRELYEENFVSDENTEEEGDEEAYKFESDME